Proteins encoded within one genomic window of Psilocybe cubensis strain MGC-MH-2018 chromosome 2, whole genome shotgun sequence:
- a CDS encoding Acetoacetyl-CoA synthetase, with protein MESYFAQSKLLWSPIQPRTAFVEVLRREINRKHGLNLKTYHDLHKYSIEDYTFWLDLWHFLGIISSVPPSKDAILEPGKYPEIPNWFPTARLNYAENLLYRKDDAIALTGAGESGALIHISFRELNERVRAMSTALRVNGLQVGDRVAAIVTNSVNAVVVAIATAAVGGIFSSTATDMGTQGILDRYRQIQPKFIFAETETLYAGKIINLLPKVAEVVGDLSTQGLQQAILLPSRISGKELRIPNMSKSTTLASFLKADDKSPMKFEQLPFGQPLYILYSSGTSGKPKCIIHSAGGVLLNTKKCVKVGYNLSSEDTYFQYTTTGWMMWTFMLTGLACGSRIILYDGSPFHPSVETYLKFISDQGVTTLGTSPRFLSEVQGRGIKPLELGSFESLRTMGVTGAIFTPPMFEWTQEAFGKHVHLVSTSGGTDICSSFVTGTPSEPVYSGEIQVKDLGMKVEVFDPSGQNIEHTGLPGELVCTRPHPSLPLGFWGDESGQKLRDAYFNMYPGVWRQGDFIVVNPETKGLMILGRSDGVLNPSGVRFGSGEIYTIMEQFSTHVDDSLCIGQRRQHDKDERVLLFLKMRPGCKFTPEFEASIKQAIRKGLSARHVPAYIFEVTDIPYTVNGKKIEIAVKQIVSGSNLQPSGTVANPESLQLYYKYRDIESVVGAVKAKL; from the exons ATGGAATCCTATTTCGCCCAGTCCAAACTTCTTTGGTCGCCAATCCAGCCGAGGACAGCATTCGTCGAAGTGCTTCGAAGAGAGATAAACAGAAAGCATGGTTTGAATCTCA AAACCTATCACGATCTTCACAAATACTCCATTGAAGATTACACTTTCTGGCTGGACCTCTGGCATTTCCTTGGAATCATCTCCTCTGTTCCTCCGAGCAAG GATGCAATCTTGGAACCAGGAAAATATCCAGAAATACCCAACTGGTTCCCAACGGCACGACTCAACTACGCGGAGAATCTGCTGTACAGGAAGGACGACGCGATCGCGCTCACGGGAGCAGGCGAATCCGGAGCTTTGATACATATATCGTTCAGGGAGCTGAATGAGCGTGTTCGTGCCATGTCCACAGCGCTGCGGGTTAATGGGTTGCAAGTAGGTGACCGTGTTGCCG CGATTGTAACCAATTCTGTCAACGCTGTTGTCGTGGCCATCGCGACTGCTGCTGTCGGAGGAATATTCTCAAGCACTGCAACGGACATGGGAACCCAG GGCATTCTGGATAGATATCGTCAAATTCAACCGAAGTTCATATTTGCTGAAACCGAAACTTTGTATGCCGGAAAGATCatcaaccttcttcccaaaGTGGCTGAAGTTGTTGGCGACCTATCCACACAAGGCTTACAACAAGCTATCTTGCTACCAAGTCGGATTTCAGGCAAGGAGCTCCGAATCCCAAATATGTCGAAAAG TACGACTCTTGCCTCGTTCTTGAAAGCAGATGACAAAAGCCCTATGAAATTCGAGCAATTACCTTTCGGCCAACCCCTCTACATCCTTTATAGCTCTGGAACATCCGGAAAGCCCAAGTGTATCATACACTCAGCGGGT GGTGTACTTCTGAATACCAAGAAATGTGTTAAAGTAGGCTACAATTTATCTTCAGAAGATACCTATTTCCAATACACGACG ACTGGCTGGATGATGTGGACCTTTATGCTGACTGGTTTGGCATGCGGTTCTCGAATCATACTATACGATGGCTCGCCGTTCCATCCGAGTGTGGAAACATATCTAAAATTTATCAGTGACCAAGG TGTAACTACTCTGGGCACAAGTCCTCGGTTCTTATCTGAGGTGCAAGGACGAGGAATCAAGCCTC TGGAATTAGGATCCTTTGAGTCTCTAAGAACAATGGGTGTTACAGGTGCTATTTTTACTCCTCCAATGTTTGAGTGGACGCAAGAGGCATTCGGGAAACACGTGCATCTCGTCTCAACTAGTGGGGGTACAGATATCTGCAGTTCAT TTGTGACTGGGACTCCTAGCGAACCTGTTTATAGCGGAG AGATTCAGGTGAAAGACCTTGGCATGAAGGTCGAGGTATTCGATCCATCTGGACAGAACATTGAGCATACCGGCCTTCCTGGTGAACTTGTTTGCACTCGACCTCATCCATCATTGCCTCTGGGATTCTGGGGTGATGAATCTGGCCAAAAATTGAGGGATGCCTATTTCAACATGTATCCAg GGGTCTGGAGACAAGGGGACTTTATTGTGGTTAACCCTGAAACGAAGGGATTGATGATCTTGGGTAGAAG TGATGGTGTCCTCAATCCAAGTGGCGTACGTTTTGGCTCAGGGGAGATCTATACGATCATGGAGCAATTCTCCACTCATGTCGATGATTCTTTATGCATCGGTCAGCGCCGCCAACATGACAAAGACGAGCGTGTTCTGCTCTTCTTGAAAATGCGTCCAGGGTGCAAATTCACTCCCGAATTTGAAGCTTCGATCAAACAAGCGATCAGAAAAGGACTCAGTGCTCGCCATGTCCCCGCCTACATCTTTGAAGTGACTGATATACCC TATACTGTCAATGGGAAGAAGATCGAAATTGCAGTCAAGCAGATTGTTTCTGGGTCGAATCTACAACCGAGTGGAACGGTTGCCAATCCAGAGTCGCTTCAACTATATTACAAATACAGAGACATAGAGTCGGTGGTAGGAGCTGTCAAGGCCAAGCTGTAA
- a CDS encoding Dynamin-like GTPase that mediates homotypic ER fusion — protein sequence MSTTTLPNGNDTLPATGGGGVTTANGHVAGNASSPSKSTERIQIVNEEKQFTPDLGSQIDKWGLRDVGFAYNIVSVFGSQSTGKSTLLNRLFGTTFDVMDESRRQQTTKGIWMCRAKDMNVMVMDVEGTDGRERGEDQDFERKSALFSLASSEILIVNLWEHQVGLYQGANMGLLKTVFEVNLGLFGKKAKDGTSGRTLLLFVIRDHIGQTPLANLEATLTSDLTAIWEGLSKPADLKDLKLSDYFDLAFTALPHKILAADKFESEVLNLRTRFADKSASNYLFKPAYHKRIPADGVAFYMEGIWEQVQTNKDLDLPTQQELLAQFRCDEISAVALTEFHDQAKSQKRPVEAGKVVEGLGALMKNWRSNALARYDRDASRYHKGVYGRKRVDLIANIDATLSPLYLGQLKNLHKSCLAAFKKEMLDGLKGEGYSFADVVAKARRTCEGTFTSAAKEATIEETEWSWEEELQLLKEEIGVVADQCRKDETKKMINQIERNVKKQLSEPVELHLNRPSKGMWDSVLMTFRDVLGKAESAYLIKATSFNCTEEENASSLASLRKRAWLALRAKIDEQTAEQAFLSKLRNHFEERFRYDEQGVPRVWKPEDDIDGAFKKAKDQTLELVPLYSRISPEDSSLEYDLPSEPSDSLLESEDFDFTASLTVFSETKAVDLTNKFRKDADAYYVEAKRSTVSSIAQIPYWMYGVLVVLGWNEAMAVLFNPLYFTFLLIVLAASYITIQLGLVGPLFQVVKTVGGEVQRQAVARLREQFSEPALAPAVPAMTRAEENAAEQEVKDELRSRQL from the exons ATGTCTACGACTACACTGCCGAATGGCAATGACACGCTGCCTGCGACGGGTGGTGGGGGTGTCACCACTGCGAACGGCCACGTAGCTGGTAACGCCTCCTCGCCTAGTAAAAGCACGGAGCGCATTCAGATCGTGaacgaagaaaaacaatTTAC ACCGGACTTGGGCTCCCAAATCGACAAATGGGGCCTTAGGGATGTCGGATTTGCGTACAACATCGTCTCGGTGTTTGGGTCGCAGTCAACCGGGAAGA GTACCTTGCTCAATAGGCTCTTCGGGACAACGTTCGACGTCATGGATGAGTCGAGACGCCAGCAGACAACGAAGG GCATATGGATGTGTCGTGCCAAGGACATGAACGTTATGGTTATGGATGTCGAGGGCACTGATGGACGGGAAAGAGGAGAGGACCAG GATTTCGAACGCAAATCGGCCTTGTTCTCGCTCGCGTCGTCAGAAATTCTTATTGTCAACCTTTGGGAACACCAAGTTGGTCTCTACCAAGGCGCCAACATGGGCCTCCTCAAAACAGTTTTCGAAGTGAACCTGGGTCTCTTCGGAAAGAAAGCCAAGGATGG AACGAGTGGTCGAACTTTGCTTCTATTCGTCATTCGAGACCACATAGGGCAAACACCCCTCGCCAACCTTGAAGCCACTCTCACTTCCGATCTCACCGCCATTTGGGAGGGTCTAAGCAAGCCTGCGGATTTGAAAGACCTTAAACTTTCCGACTATTTCGACCTTGCATTCACTGCGTTGCCACACAAAATCCTCGCGGCCGACAAGTTCGAGTCGGAGGTCCTGAATCTAAGAACGCGCTTTGCGGATAAATCCGCATCGAATTATCTCTTCAAGCCGGCGTACCACAAGCGTATCCCTGCAGATGGCGTGGCATTTTACATGGAGGGGATCTGG GAACAAGTCCAGACTAACAAGGACCTTGACCTGCCTACTCAACAGGAGCTGCTGGCGCAGTTCCGATGCGACGAGATTTCTGCTGTCGCTTTGACCGAGTTCCATGACCAGGCTAAGTCGCAGAAACGGCCTGTGGAAGCTGGCAAAGTTGTAGAGGGCCTGGGTGCATTGATGAAGAATTGGAGATCGAATGCTCTTG CTCGTTACGACCGTGATGCCTCGCGGTACCACAAGGGTGTCTATGGCCGCAAGCGGGTTGACCTCATTGCCAACATTGACGCTACACTCTCGCCGCTCTATCTCGGGCAGCTTAAAAACCTGCACAAGTCGTGCCTCGCAGCCTTCAAGAAGGAGATGTTGGATGGGCTCAAGGGCGAAGGGTACAGCTTCGCGGACGTCGTCGCGAAGGCAAGGCGGACGTGCGAGGGCACATTCACGAGTGCGGCGAAGGAGGCGACAATCGAGGAGACGGAGTGGAGCTGGGAAGAAGAACTGCAGCTATTGAAGGAGGAAATTGGTGTCGTGGCTGATCAGTGCAGGAAAGAtgagacgaagaagatgattaatCAGATTGAG CGCAATGTCAAGAAGCAGTTGTCGGAGCCTGTTGAATTACACCTCAATAGGCCTTCGAAGGGCATGTGGGACAGCGTCTTGATGACGTTCCGTGATGTACTAGGAAAGGCTGAGAGTGCATACTTGATCAAAGCCACAA GTTTCAACTgcacagaagaagaaaacgcGTCTTCGTTAGCTTCACTCCGAAAACGCGCCTGGCTAGCTCTTCGGGCGAAAATCGACGAGCAGACAGCAGAACAAGCATTCCTCAGTAAACTGCGGAACCATTTTGAGGAGCGTTTCCGATACGACGAACAGGGTGTCCCGCGGGTCTGGAAGCCCGAGGATGACATCGATGGTGCATTCAAAAAGGCCAAAGACCAG acccTGGAGCTTGTCCCTTTGTACTCGAGAATATCCCCGGAGGACTCATCGTTAGAGTACGACCTACCCTCGGAACCGTCTGATTCTTTGCTCGAGTCGGAAGACTTTGATTTTACGGCATCACTAACCGTATTCTCCGAGACGAAGGCAGTCGATTTAACTAACAAGTTCCGCAAGGATGCGGACGCATACTACGTGGAGGCAAAGAGGAGCACAGTGTCGAGTATTGCACAGATTCCATATTGGATGTATGGTGTGCTTGTTGTGCTGGGATGGAACGAAGCTATGGCGGTGTTGTTCAACCCACTGTATTTCACGTTTTTGCTGATTGTTCTCGCTGCTTC GTATATTACCATCCAGCTTGGGTTGGTGGGGCCACTGTTCCAGGTGGTGAAAACTGTTGGTGGCGAA GTCCAGCGGCAAGCCGTAGCCCGCCTGCGCGAGCAGTTTTCGGAGCCCGCGCTAGCACCAGCTGTGCCAGCGATGACTCGTGCGGAGGAAAACGCTGCGGAGCAAGAGGTCAAAGACGAATTGCGATCTCGACAGCTTTGA